One Sander vitreus isolate 19-12246 chromosome 23, sanVit1, whole genome shotgun sequence DNA window includes the following coding sequences:
- the net1 gene encoding neuroepithelial cell-transforming gene 1 protein isoform X2, with translation MLRLWSLRRGSSFSFLTPGPQWDFSLKRKRREKDDSDAVSLCSFDFKEPSTKRVRPLGRVTSLANLISPVKNGAVRRFGQTIQASFRGEGKSPGVPQKPCSKAAAPTPPKRRNSMLWSETLDVHQKGTFSTKEIKRQEAIFELYRGEQDLIEDLQLARKAYHDPMLKLSIMSEEELTHIFGNLDAYIPLHEDLLAQLTKATAPDGTVGRIGQIVVDWLPRLNAYKNYCSNQLAAKALLDQKKQDPRVQDFLQRCLESPFSRKLDLWSFLDIPRSRLVKYPLLLKEILRHTAAEHPDAASLEEAITIMQGVLSDINMKKGESECQYYIDKLEYLDDKQRDPLIEQCKSLLCHGELRNKSGTKLHVFLFTELLVLTRPVTRNERQCFQVYRQPIPVHDLLLDDLQDGDVRMGGSFRGAFSNADKAKNIFRVRSQDPSQAQSHTLQVNDVFHKQQWLNCLRSAISVHRPLGEPSAPSLPASDARSKRRPSSISAIVHMEEADENCLRPTSQSAPSTPCNSATPSPTTKSPLSRSSSSASSSTTSSSSSTSPLSSLTSHKTKKDKKSLCSLGKRKETMV, from the exons AAACGGAAACGCAGAGAGAAGGATGACAGTGATGCAGTCAGCCTCTGCAGCTTCGACTTTAAG GAACCCAGCACAAAGCGGGTCCGTCCTCTCGGCAGGGTGACGTCGCTAGCCAACCTCATCTCTCCGGTGAAGAATGGGGCCGTCCGGCGCTTCGGCCAAACCATCCAG GCCTCTTTCCGGGGTGAAGGCAAGTCGCCGGGCGTGCCCCAGAAGCCTTGCAGCAAGGCAGCGGCCCCCACACCGCCCAAAAGGAGGAACAGCATGCTGTGGTCAGAGACGCTAGACGTCCACCAGAAGGGAACTTTCTCTACCAAAGAAATCAAGCGGCAGGAG GCCATATTTGAGCTGTATCGTGGAGAACAGGACCTGATTGAGGACCTCCAGCTCGCACGCAAG GCGTACCACGACCCGATGCTGAAGCTCTCCATTATGTCAGAGGAGGAGCTCACGCACATCTTCGGCAACCTGGACGCCTACATCCCTCTGCACGAGGACCTCCTGGCGCAGCTCACCAAAGCCACGGCGCCAGACGGGACTGTGGGCCGGATCGGACAGATTGTCGTAGACTGG CTGCCAAGGCTTAACGCCTACAAGAACTACTGCAGCAACCAGCTGGCTGCCAAGGCGCTGCTGGACCAGAAGAAGCAGGACCCGCGCGTGCAGGACTTCCTGCAGCGCTGCCTCGAGTCGCCCTTCAGCAGGAAGCTGGACCTATGGAGCTTCCTGGACATCCCGCGCTCGCGCCTGGTCAAGTACCCGCTGCTGCTCAAAGAGATCCTGAGACACACCGCGGCAGAGCACCCGGACGCCGCCAGCCTGGAGGAAGCG ATCACCATCATGCAGGGCGTGCTGTCGGACATCAACATGAAGAAGGGAGAGTCCGAGTGCCAGTACTACATCGACAAGCTGGAGTATCTGGACGACAAGCAGAGAGACCCTCTGATCGAGCAGTGCAAGAGCCTGCTGTGTCACGGCGAGCTGCGGAACAAGAGCGGCACG AAGCTGCATGTGTTCCTGTTCACCGAGCTGCTGGTTCTGACCCGCCCCGTCACAAGGAACGAGCGCCAGTGTTTCCAGGTTTACCGGCAGCCAATCCCAGTGCACGATCTCCTGCTGGACGACCTGCAGGACGGAGATGTCAGAATGGGCGGATCCTTCAGAGGCGCTTTCAGCAACGCAGACAAAG CCAAGAACATTTTCCGCGTGCGTTCCCAAGACCCGAGCCAGGCGCAGTCCCACACCCTGCAGGTCAACGACGTCTTCCACAAGCAGCAGTGGCTGAACTGTCTCCGCAGCGCCATTTCCGTCCACCGGCCGCTCGGCGAGCCCTCGGCACCGTCCCTGCCGGCGAGCGACGCCCGCTCCAAGCGCCGCCCATCCTCCATCTCCGCCATCGTCCATATGGAGGAAGCGGACGAGAACTGCCTGCGGCCGACCTCTCAGTCCGCGCCCAGCACGCCGTGCAACAGCGCGACCCCGAGCCCCACCACAAAGTCCCCTCTATCCCGCTCCTCCTCGTCAGCTTCGTCGTCAACGACGTCGTCGTCCTCTTCCACGTCGCCGCTCTCCTCGCTCACATCGCACAAAACCAAAAAGGACAAGAAGTCTCTGTGCTCTTTagggaagagaaaagagactATGGTGTGA
- the net1 gene encoding neuroepithelial cell-transforming gene 1 protein isoform X3, with product MVAYDELGSLVPIKRTLQVIDYQNQANKESEEPSTKRVRPLGRVTSLANLISPVKNGAVRRFGQTIQASFRGEGKSPGVPQKPCSKAAAPTPPKRRNSMLWSETLDVHQKGTFSTKEIKRQEAIFELYRGEQDLIEDLQLARKAYHDPMLKLSIMSEEELTHIFGNLDAYIPLHEDLLAQLTKATAPDGTVGRIGQIVVDWLPRLNAYKNYCSNQLAAKALLDQKKQDPRVQDFLQRCLESPFSRKLDLWSFLDIPRSRLVKYPLLLKEILRHTAAEHPDAASLEEAITIMQGVLSDINMKKGESECQYYIDKLEYLDDKQRDPLIEQCKSLLCHGELRNKSGTKLHVFLFTELLVLTRPVTRNERQCFQVYRQPIPVHDLLLDDLQDGDVRMGGSFRGAFSNADKAKNIFRVRSQDPSQAQSHTLQVNDVFHKQQWLNCLRSAISVHRPLGEPSAPSLPASDARSKRRPSSISAIVHMEEADENCLRPTSQSAPSTPCNSATPSPTTKSPLSRSSSSASSSTTSSSSSTSPLSSLTSHKTKKDKKSLCSLGKRKETMV from the exons ATGGTGGCTTACGATGAACTGGGTAGCTTGGTGCCTATCAAACGGACTCTGCAAGTCATAGACTACCAGAACCAAGCCAACAAGGAGTCAGAG GAACCCAGCACAAAGCGGGTCCGTCCTCTCGGCAGGGTGACGTCGCTAGCCAACCTCATCTCTCCGGTGAAGAATGGGGCCGTCCGGCGCTTCGGCCAAACCATCCAG GCCTCTTTCCGGGGTGAAGGCAAGTCGCCGGGCGTGCCCCAGAAGCCTTGCAGCAAGGCAGCGGCCCCCACACCGCCCAAAAGGAGGAACAGCATGCTGTGGTCAGAGACGCTAGACGTCCACCAGAAGGGAACTTTCTCTACCAAAGAAATCAAGCGGCAGGAG GCCATATTTGAGCTGTATCGTGGAGAACAGGACCTGATTGAGGACCTCCAGCTCGCACGCAAG GCGTACCACGACCCGATGCTGAAGCTCTCCATTATGTCAGAGGAGGAGCTCACGCACATCTTCGGCAACCTGGACGCCTACATCCCTCTGCACGAGGACCTCCTGGCGCAGCTCACCAAAGCCACGGCGCCAGACGGGACTGTGGGCCGGATCGGACAGATTGTCGTAGACTGG CTGCCAAGGCTTAACGCCTACAAGAACTACTGCAGCAACCAGCTGGCTGCCAAGGCGCTGCTGGACCAGAAGAAGCAGGACCCGCGCGTGCAGGACTTCCTGCAGCGCTGCCTCGAGTCGCCCTTCAGCAGGAAGCTGGACCTATGGAGCTTCCTGGACATCCCGCGCTCGCGCCTGGTCAAGTACCCGCTGCTGCTCAAAGAGATCCTGAGACACACCGCGGCAGAGCACCCGGACGCCGCCAGCCTGGAGGAAGCG ATCACCATCATGCAGGGCGTGCTGTCGGACATCAACATGAAGAAGGGAGAGTCCGAGTGCCAGTACTACATCGACAAGCTGGAGTATCTGGACGACAAGCAGAGAGACCCTCTGATCGAGCAGTGCAAGAGCCTGCTGTGTCACGGCGAGCTGCGGAACAAGAGCGGCACG AAGCTGCATGTGTTCCTGTTCACCGAGCTGCTGGTTCTGACCCGCCCCGTCACAAGGAACGAGCGCCAGTGTTTCCAGGTTTACCGGCAGCCAATCCCAGTGCACGATCTCCTGCTGGACGACCTGCAGGACGGAGATGTCAGAATGGGCGGATCCTTCAGAGGCGCTTTCAGCAACGCAGACAAAG CCAAGAACATTTTCCGCGTGCGTTCCCAAGACCCGAGCCAGGCGCAGTCCCACACCCTGCAGGTCAACGACGTCTTCCACAAGCAGCAGTGGCTGAACTGTCTCCGCAGCGCCATTTCCGTCCACCGGCCGCTCGGCGAGCCCTCGGCACCGTCCCTGCCGGCGAGCGACGCCCGCTCCAAGCGCCGCCCATCCTCCATCTCCGCCATCGTCCATATGGAGGAAGCGGACGAGAACTGCCTGCGGCCGACCTCTCAGTCCGCGCCCAGCACGCCGTGCAACAGCGCGACCCCGAGCCCCACCACAAAGTCCCCTCTATCCCGCTCCTCCTCGTCAGCTTCGTCGTCAACGACGTCGTCGTCCTCTTCCACGTCGCCGCTCTCCTCGCTCACATCGCACAAAACCAAAAAGGACAAGAAGTCTCTGTGCTCTTTagggaagagaaaagagactATGGTGTGA